One Bartonella tribocorum CIP 105476 genomic window carries:
- the eno gene encoding phosphopyruvate hydratase yields MTIIVDIIGREVLDSRGNPTVEVDVYLENGAFGRALVPSGASTGAHEAIELRDGDLRYQGKGVEKAVAAVNGEILEELGGRDARDQIAIDQAMIALDGTPNKARLGANALLGVSLAVAKAAADSLNLPLYRYIGGTQAHILPTPMMNIINGGVHADNLIDFQEFMIIPVGAPSVKEAIRYGAEIFHALKKRLKDAGYNTNVGDEGGFAPQFKSADQAIDFIMESIIACGYKPGEQIAIGLDCASTEFYKNGSYFYKGEGKCRNIAEQVDYLAQLVKSYPIVTIEDGMAEDDWEGWKLLTDTIGTKCQMVGDDLFVTNSARLRDGIKMGVGNSILIKVNQIGTLSETLDAVEVAHKAGYRAIISHRSGETEDSFIADLAVATNCGQIKTGSLARSDRLAKYNQLIRIEEMLGSQARYAGDIYR; encoded by the coding sequence ATGACTATAATTGTTGATATCATTGGACGTGAAGTTCTGGATAGCCGTGGTAATCCAACGGTAGAAGTTGATGTTTATTTGGAAAATGGCGCTTTTGGTCGCGCTTTGGTCCCCTCAGGAGCTTCAACGGGGGCACATGAGGCTATAGAACTTCGTGATGGTGATTTGCGTTATCAAGGGAAAGGTGTTGAAAAAGCGGTTGCTGCAGTCAATGGCGAAATTCTTGAAGAGCTTGGTGGGCGGGATGCCAGAGACCAAATCGCTATTGATCAAGCCATGATTGCTTTAGATGGAACGCCGAACAAAGCCCGTCTTGGTGCCAATGCGCTTCTTGGTGTTTCATTGGCTGTTGCAAAAGCTGCCGCGGACTCATTAAATTTACCTCTGTATCGTTATATTGGAGGTACGCAAGCGCATATTCTTCCAACACCTATGATGAATATTATTAATGGTGGCGTTCATGCTGATAACTTGATTGATTTTCAAGAATTTATGATTATTCCTGTAGGAGCTCCCAGCGTGAAAGAAGCCATCCGTTATGGTGCTGAAATTTTCCACGCGTTGAAAAAGCGTTTAAAAGATGCCGGGTATAATACCAATGTTGGTGATGAGGGTGGTTTTGCACCTCAATTTAAAAGCGCAGACCAAGCTATTGATTTTATTATGGAATCTATTATAGCTTGTGGCTATAAACCAGGTGAACAAATTGCCATTGGTTTAGACTGTGCTTCCACTGAATTTTATAAAAATGGTTCGTATTTTTATAAAGGTGAGGGAAAATGTCGTAACATTGCAGAACAGGTAGACTATTTGGCACAACTTGTGAAAAGTTATCCTATTGTTACCATTGAAGATGGAATGGCAGAGGATGATTGGGAAGGTTGGAAACTCCTCACTGATACAATTGGCACAAAATGTCAGATGGTTGGCGATGATTTATTTGTAACAAATTCAGCGCGTTTGCGTGATGGTATCAAAATGGGGGTAGGCAATTCTATTCTCATAAAAGTTAATCAAATTGGGACATTGAGTGAAACACTTGATGCTGTAGAAGTCGCCCATAAAGCAGGTTATCGTGCCATTATATCTCATCGCTCAGGCGAAACAGAGGATTCTTTCATTGCAGATCTTGCGGTTGCAACGAATTGTGGACAAATTAAAACAGGCTCTCTTGCCCGTTCGGATAGATTAGCAAAGTACAATCAACTTATTCGTATTGAAGAAATGCTAGGATCTCAAGCACGTTATGCGGGTGATATATATCGTTAA
- a CDS encoding TM2 domain-containing protein, with translation MRGIIISQDQGTYLVSGDDGKRYQFATWDWLGKKPPRIGDTVDFVCEGGVVSSVFPLLRSGAENSKIMFALLCWVAGIFGVHRFMVGRVRTGALMLILSLSVAGLVITGIWAIVDFILIVAGKFTDKNGNQITDL, from the coding sequence ATGAGAGGTATAATCATTAGTCAAGATCAAGGAACATATCTCGTTTCAGGTGATGATGGTAAGCGTTATCAGTTTGCGACTTGGGATTGGTTGGGAAAGAAACCACCAAGGATTGGTGATACTGTTGATTTTGTCTGTGAAGGAGGTGTGGTCAGTTCTGTTTTTCCGTTGTTGAGATCAGGTGCAGAGAACTCAAAGATAATGTTTGCACTTCTTTGTTGGGTTGCAGGGATCTTTGGTGTTCATCGTTTTATGGTTGGGAGAGTTCGTACCGGTGCTTTAATGCTCATTCTATCTTTATCGGTTGCTGGGTTGGTGATCACTGGTATTTGGGCAATCGTTGATTTTATACTCATTGTTGCAGGAAAATTTACAGATAAAAATGGAAATCAGATTACAGATTTGTAA